The Halomonas elongata DSM 2581 DNA segment ACTCGAGCTGAAGCCGCAAGCCAGCCCCACGGCCAGGACATCCAGGTCGGTCTCCTCGAGCAGATAACGGGCCCGCTCCAGTCTCAGGCCCAGATACCAGTCGCGTGGCGACTGCCCGAGTTCACGTTCGAAGAGTCGCTGCAAATGGCGCAGCGAGATGCCGCTGCGCCGTGCCACTTCCGCCAGGGGCAATGGAACCTCCAGATGCTGCTCCATCAGGTCGACGGCTTCCACCAGACGGCGGCGATGCGTTCCCAGGCGGCGCGCCAGCGTCATGCGCTGCTGGTCGCGGCGTGTACGGATGCGCTCGTGCACCAGTTGCTCCGAGACATCGATGGCCAGCTGGTTGCCATGGCGCCGGGCAATCACGTCCAGCGCCATGTCCATGGCCGCCGCGCCCCCGGCGCAGGAAAAACGCCTGCGGCCAAGTTCGAACAGTTCGTCGGAGGTCGCAATGGCCGGAAAGCGTTCCTGAAAGGCCGGCAGGCTCTCCCAGTGGAGGGTGACTCGCTCGCCTTCCAGCAGGCCGGCGGCGGCGAGCAGGAAGCAACCGGTATCGAGACCGCCCAGCACGCACCCCGCCTCATCGAGGCGATGCAACCAGCGCATCAGGGCACGACTCAGATAGGCTTCCGGATCGAAACCGCTACAGACGGCGAGCGACGGGAGGTGATGCACCTCCTCGATGGACTGGTCGGCGAGCAGCGTCATGCCGTTGGAGGCGGTCACCGGCTCGCCGTCCTGGCTGAGCAGCGTCCAGTCGAACAGCGGTCGGCCGCTGATGCGGTTGGCGATGCGCAGCGGCTCGACGGCCGAGAAGAAGGCCATCATCGAGAAGCGCGGCAATAGCAGAAAGCCGACAAGCTCCGGCGTGGGTCCAGTGTAATCGAGGCGCATGACGGCAGGCCAAGAGATAAAAAAACGGGCCGGTCATGATGACCGGCCCATGCCTGTCGAGCAAGCTGACCTCAGTCGAAGTGCGCCTTGACCGCCTCGATGGCGGGTCGGCCATCACGCGCCTCGACACCCTCGAGCCAGGTCGCCACGGTATCGTAGTGCGCCGGGATCCATTCGCTGGCCACCTCGTCGGCGGGCCGCTCCTCGTAGCTATAGGCATGCACCCAGTCGTTCTGGTCGGCAGTATCCACCACGTACTGGGTCATGAAGCGATGGACATCGCCATCCCGCTCCTTCAGATCGCTCGGCACCACGGTCCAGACCGTGCTCTCGATCTGGGCCACGCCAGCATCATCGGCGTCTTCGAGATAGACGAGATCGAAGCTGACATTCATCCAGTGCGGCTCCCAGCCGACGAAGGTCACCCATTGGCCATCGCGCATCTTCTGCTCGGCCTGGGCGAGCATCGCCGCCGTGGAACTCTCGCGCAGCTTCCAGTCGCCGAGATCGGCCAGATTCTCATCGATGGCCGCATTGAGTGCGGTATTGATGCCAGTGCCCGCCTCGATGCCCAGGATGGTAGCGTCGAAGCGCTCGCGATAGGCATTCAAGTCCGCCACCGACTCGACACCGGCTTCGTAGACATAGCGCGGCACCACCAGCCCGGAAACCGCCCCCTGGATATTGGCGACGGCCTTTTCCACCTTGCCGTCGGCCACCAGGGGTTCGACCATGTCGGTCTGCACTGGATACCAGCCGCCCAGGTAGGCGTCCAGGTCGCCCTCGGCAACGCCATTGAGGATCACGCTCACCGCCAGTTCTTCCTGGCGGGTCTCATAGCCCATGGCCTCCAGTAGCTGGGCGGCGACTTCGGACTTGACGGTCACTCCCGGCCAGGGCGGCACACCGAAGCGCACTTCCTCGAGGTCGGCCTGGGCCAGGGGGGCGGCCAGGGACGTCAGCGCCAGGGTGGCGCCCAGCAGGTGGCGACGACAGTGCGAAATCGGCATGGAGAACTCCTGTTGCATGGGGAATGTCTCCAGTCTGACGCCTTTCGTCGGGGTAACTTTGCAAAAGTCGACCCATAAGCGACACCATGCGACATTCTCGGTGCATCTCGCTTCCATTGCAACGGCTCCGAAGCCCTCTACAATCGTCTTCCCGATTCAACGCCCAACGGCCAGGTCCGACTGCCATGCGTCTACAGCCCCAGGTTCCCGAACCGGAATCCATCGGCTTTCTGCTGCTGCCGCGTTTCGCCATGGTGGCCTTCTTCTCGGCCATCGAGCCGCTGCGCATCGCCAACCGCATCAGCGGTCGCACGCTGTTCCACTGGGATGTCATCAGTCGTGACGGCGGCCCCGTCACCGCCTCCAACGGCATGCCCCTCGCCGCCACCTGGTCGTTGCAGGATGCCCCCGAAACGCCGAGCCTGGCGGTCTGCGCGAGCTTCGCCCCGGAACAGGCCCTCGATGGCGAGCTGCTGGAATGGCTGCGCTCGCGTGCCCGGGCCGGCTGCGTGCTGGGCGGCATGGATACCGGCTGTTTTGCGCTCGCCGCCGCCGGCCTGCTCGACGACCAGACCGTGACCCTGCACTGGGAGTCGCTGCCCGAATTCCGCGCGCGATTTCCCGGGATCGAGGCGGTCGAATCGCTCTACGAAGTCTCGGCCGAAGGCTTCTCCTGCGCCGGCGGTAGTTCGGCCATCGACATGAGCCTGGACCTGATCGCCCGTCGACACGGCAACGAGCTGGCCGCTCTGGTGCGCGAACAGCTCGTCCACGACCAGGGGCGTCTGCCCGCCAGCCGGCAGCGCCACATCGCACGGCCGACCGGAGATGCCGACCCGATGCTCGACCGGGCCATCGCGCTGATGGAGACTCACCTGGAAGCCCCCCTGGGTATCCAGGCGCTGGCCGATGAACTCGGCCTCTCCTGGCGCCGCCTCGAGCGCCTCTTCGAGCGTCACCTGGGCCAGACACCGCGGCATTTCTACCTGGAGCGCCGCCTGGCCCATGCCCACCAGCTATTGATCGACACCCGCCACAGCGTCATGGACATCGCCCTGGCCAGCGGTTTTGCCTCGGCCTCCAGCTTCACGCGGGCCTTCCGTCGTCGCTACGGGCTGACGCCCAGCCAACTGCGGCAGCGTTGACCAAACGCCTCGACTGTCGAGTCGTGCACAGTCGATGTCGAATCGGGTCGCTTTCGATCGCACGGCGGCTGGCACTCTGGGCGCCACTCGACACCGCAGCCCAGGAGGTTCCATGACGACCGACACCGCCCTTCCGCCGACGCCGGATTACGATGCCTGGCCGATCGAGGCCCGTCTCCAGGCCGTGGAAAGCTCCCCGCGCCAGGTCTCGGTGCGCTGGAGCGACGGCCGTGTCAGCCGTTATCACAGCATCTGGCTGCGCGAGAATGCCGCCGACGACACCACCGTCAATCCGGCGACCCGCGAGCGCATCCTCGACCTCTCCACCCTGCCTGCCTGGCCGGAGATCGCGAATGCCGAAATCGACGGCAGCGGCGCACTGTGCATCGACTTCGTGCCCGAAGAGCGTCGCCTGCGCTTTCACCCCGGCTGGTTGCGTGCCCACGACTATGACAATGCCGCCGACGATGAGGCGCCGCTGGTCCCGGTGACCACCTGGCGTGGCGGCCCCGGCGAGCGGCCCGACAGCCTGGACGCCAGCGGCCTGCTCGACAGCGAACCCGGCGACGACGCCGAGGAAGCGATCCTCGCTCCGGCGCTGGAGGCCATTCTCGGCAAGGGGCTGGCCCGCCTGCGCAACCTGCCCACCGAGCCCGGCTCGCTGGAAGCCATTGCCCGGCGCATCGGCCCCGTGCGTCCCACCAATTTCGGGCAGTTGTTCGACGTCCGCGCCAAGCCGGAACCGGACTCCAACGCCTATACCTCCATCGCCCTGCCGCCTCACGTGGACCTGCCGACCCGCGAGTATCATCCCGGGCTCCAGTGCCTGCACTGCCTCGAGAACAGCGTGGCCGGCGGCGAAGCGGTGATGCTCGACGGCTTCGCCGTGGCCGAGGCCCTGCGCGAACGCGACCCGCAGGCCTACGCCACCCTGACCCGCGTGCGCTGGCGCTTCGCCAATACGGCCCGCACCACCGATCATGTCTGGCACGCGCCGATGATTCGCCTGGATGCCCGGGGCGAACTGCTCGAAGTGCGCATCGCCGATTTCCTGCGCGGCCCCCTGCAGACCGATTTCGCGGAGGTCGAGCCGGCCTACGAAGCCCTGATGGCCCTGCAACGCCTGCTGCGCGAACCCGAGTTCGCCATTCGCTTCACCTACCAGCCCGGCGATCTGGTGATCTTCGACAACCGGCGTCTGCTCCATGCCCGGGATGCCTTCGAAGGCGACAGCGGACACCGCTGGCTGCAGGGATGCTACCTGGAACGCGACGAGATCCGCTCGCGCTATCGCATGATCCAGCGCGCCCGGCGTCAGCGACGGATCGGCGCCGAGGAGCGCTGAGCTGATGTCCAGCGCCGCATGGTCGAACCTGGACAGCTTTCAGAGGATGCCTAGCCCCGTTCGGCGGTCACGCTGGGCGCCTCCCCGAAGCGCGCCCGGTAGGCCCGGGAAAAGTGCGCCAGGTGCGCGAAGCCGGTGGCCAGCGCCGCCTCGGTGACCCGGCAGCGGCTGGCGGCGAGCAGACGTTGGGCCTGGTCCAACCGCATGCCCAGATAGCACTGTTTGGGCGTCTCGCCGAAATGCGCCATGAAACGGCGCGTCAATTGGCGCTGCGACTGTCCCACCAGCCGACAGATCTCGGGAATGGGCAGCGCCTGGGCCAGGTTCGCCTCCATCACCGCCAGGGCCCGCAGCACGCTGCGCGGCAAGTGCGCATAGCGCTCGTCCCGGCTCGGCGAGGGATCGTCATTGCCGCGCTGGTGTACCAGTTGACGACCCACGGCATTGGCCAGCGCCGGGCCATAGAGCCGCTCCATCCAGGCCAGCATCATGTCGATGCTCGCCGAACCGCCCGACCCGGTCAGCCGCGACGCATCCAGCTCGAAACGCGCCGGGCTGATCCTGAGATGCGGGAACTCGCGGCGAAACGCCGGCACGCTTTCCCAGTGCATCGCCACCCGATGCCCTTCCAGCACCCCCGCCCGCGCGAGGATGAAGGGTGCCGTGTCCAGCCCGCCCAACCAGCCACCGTGCGCCGCCACCCGCCTCAGCACGGCGAGATCCTGCCCCCGGATGGTGGCCTCTGCCTCATAGGAAGACACCACCATCAGGTGCGCGGCATCGGCCACGTCATCGAGCTCGCCGTCCACATCGATCCGCACGCCGTTGCTGGCCACCAGTCCTTCCCCATCGGCGGACAAGAGTCGCCAGGCGAACAGGTCCCGACCGAAGCGGTTGGCCACGCGCAGTGGCTCCAGCAGGCAGAACAGGCTCAGCATCGAGAACTTGGGAACCAGCCAGACATCGAGGGTGTACTCGGCCTGTTCGGGCGCCAGCAAGGGCGGTGAATCCGGCCGCGGATAGGGCCAGGTATCGGCAAACTCACTCATGATGGCCAAAAAAATCAAATAAAGGGCGAATTTATGCAAATACTAGCGGCAAGGTAGCGTTAGGGTAAAGCCAGTCGCGCATCGGCGCCGGTGGCGACACTTCGTCACGGTCCACGCAATACCCGGAGATAGATCGTCATGACCGCAAGCGGCAAGCTGTGGCTGTCCTCGGCCGGACAGCGCCTGAACCTCGAAACCCAGGGCCTGACCCGCGAATTCGCCGCCCTCTGGCTGCGCGAGCGAGCGCCCGATCCCGAAACTCTGGACCCTCGCACCGGCCAGCGCCTGATCGAGGCCGCCGAGCTGCCACTCGACCTGGCCCTGGAAAGCGCCAAACTGAACGGCGAGCGGGTAGCGCTGCGTTTCAGCGACGGCCACGTCACCGACTTTCCACTCGCCGAGCTGATCGAGGCCGGCGCCGAAATCGACTCCAGCGTGCCCGGCCGCAGCCTCTGGGATGCCAGCCTGGCCGAGCCACCCCGGGCGGATTTCGCGGCCGCCCGTCAGGACGATGCCGCCCTGCTCGACATGCTCGAGAACCTGCATCGCTTCGGCTTCGTGCTGGTCTCTGGCGTGCCCACCGAGGAAGACGGCATGCAGGCGTTGATCGACCGCATCGGCCCCCTGCGTCGCACCAACTGGGGTGGCATCGCCGACGTCAAGTCGGTGGCCAATGCCTATGACCTGACCATGACCCAGCGGGGGCTCGAGCCGCACACCGACAACCCCTATCGCGACCCCATCCCCGGCTACATCTGGCTGCACTGCCTGACCAATGCCGCCGATGGCGGCGACAACACCCTGGTCGACGGCTACCAGGCCGCGCTGACCCTCAAGGCCCGCGACCCCGAGGCCTTCGAATGCCTGACCCGCGTCGCCCCGGGCTTTCGCTACCACGACGACACCACTCGGCTGGAGGGCGAAGGCCCCCTGATCGAGCTCGACAGCCACGGTCGCCTGGCACGCGTGCGCTTTTCCAATCGCACCGAACGCGTCGACGCCCTGCCCGCCGATGAGCTCGAGCGCTACTATGCCGCGCGACGCGCCTTCTATCGCCTGATCACCTCGGACGAGCTGACCGTTCACCTCAAGCTCGATCCCGGCCAGATGCTGATCATGGACAACTATCGCCTGTTGCACGGACGTCGCGCCTACCAACTCGCCGGCGGCGTGCGCCATCTGCGCCAGGGCTATGTCGACCGCGACAGCACCGCCAGCCGCCGCCTGGTGCTGCGTCGCCAGCTATCCAGCCAACCGTCCCAGGAGGCCAGCGCATGAACCAGGCCAGTTTCCGCCGTTTCGACGAAAGCCGGCTCGACGAGTGGCAATTGATCGATGCCCGCTTCCGCGACTACCAGGCCGACGCCCCGCGCCGCGTGCTCGAACACCTCCACCGCCTGGCCGGCGACCATCACGGCTATCCCGTGGATCGCTTCGAGCACTGCCTGCAGACCGCCACCCGAGCGCTGCGCGACGGTGCCGACGAGGAAATGGTCGTGTGCGCCCTGCTGCATGACATCGGCGACGACCTGGCACCGGCCAATCATGCCGAGATCGCCGCGGGCATTCTCGAGCCGTTCATCGACCCCTTGAACGCCTGGATGATCCGCCATCACGAGCTCTTCCAGGGTTACCATTACCGCCATTTCTTCGGCCAGGACCGCCACGCCCGGGAGCAGTTCCGCGACCACCCGGCCTACGCCCGCACAGTGCGCTTCTGCGACCACTGGGACCAGGCGAGTTTCGATCCCGGCTACGACACCCTGCCGCTCGAGCATTTCGTGCCCATGGTCGAGCGCGTCCTGAGCCGTCCGCCCTTCGGCGGCCTGCCCGACCCGATCGAGGAGAACGAGCCCCGATGACTTGTGCCCAGCGACTGATCCAGCTCCTCGAGGCCTACGGCGTCGACACCGCCTTCGGCATCCCCGGCGTGCATACCATCGAACTGTACCGCGCCCTGGGCGAGAGCCGGCTGCGCCATGTCACGCCGCGTCACGAACAGGGAGCCGGCTTCATGGCCGACGGCCATGCCCGGGCGAGCGGCAAGCCCGCCGCCTGCTTCATCATCACCGGCCCCGGCATGACCAACATCGCCACCGCCATGGGTCAGGCCCTGGCCGACTCGGTACCCATGCTGGTGATCTCCAGCGTCAACCAGCGCGCCAGCCTGGGGCGCGGCCAGGGGCGCTTGCACGAGATGCCCCACCAGCGCGAGACACTGGCCGGCGTCAGCGTGTTCAGCCACACCCTGCACGACCCCGAGGCACTGCCCGAGGTGCTGGCCCGCGCCTTCTCGATATTCGACAGCGCCCGTCCCGGCCCCGTGCATATCGAGATCCCCCTGGACGTGATGGGCGCCCCGGTATCCGATGCCCCCGTCACACCGACCCGCACCTACCCGCCGGCACCGGCTCCCGAGGCATTGACCAAGGCCGCCGAATGGCTCGGCGCCGCAGCTCGTCCGCTGGTGCTGCTCGGTGGCGGCACCGCCGATGCCCCGGACGCCGCCCGCGCCCTGGTCGAACGACTCGACGCCCCGGCGTTCACCACCATCAACGCCAAGGGCGTACTGGGACTCGACCATCCGCTGGATCTGGGCGCCACCGCCAGCCTGCCCGCCGCCCGCCGGCTGGCCCGCGAAGCCGACGTGGTACTGGCCATCGGCACGGAGCTCGGCGAGACCGACTATGACCTGGTCTTCGACGGCGGCTTCGTCCTCGACGGCCGCCTGATCCGGGTCGATATCGATCCCCAGCAGCTCGGTCGCAACCAGGCCGCCGACCTGGCCCTGCTCGCCGAAGCCGGCCAGGCCATGACGGCCCTGACCGAACGACTGCCCGAATCAGCAGGACGCGACGGCGCCGCTCGCGCCGAGGCCGTGCATCGGGAACTGGCTCTCGCCGAGGATCCCGAGCTCGTCCCCTACGCACCGCTCTTCACCACCTTGCGCCAGGCCCTGCCCGAGGCCATTGTCGTCGGCGACTCCACCGGCCCCGTCTATGCCGGCAACTTCCTGGCTTCACTGCCGGCACCGCGTCGCTGGTTCAACGCCGCCACCGGCTTCGGCACCCTCGGCTACGGCCTGCCCGCCGCCCTCGGTGCGGCGCTGGCCTGTCCCGATCGGCCGGTGGTCGCCCTGGTCGGTGACGGCGGGTTGCAGTTCGTGCTCGGCGAACTGGGCACCGCCCGCGACCTGGGCCGCCCCGTCGCGGTAGTGATCTGGAACAACGACGGCTATGACGAGATACGCCGCTACATGGCCGCAAGCGAGATACCCAAGCTCGGTGTCGACCTGGCCGCCCCCGACTTCCAGGCCCTGGCACAGGCTTTCGCCTGCCGCTACCGCCGCATCGCCGACCCGGCCACGCTTGGCGAGGCCCTGTCCAGCCTCAACGACACCACATCGCCACTGATCGTCGAGGTCGACGCCGCCGGCTGGGCCGACTCACTTTAGCGACCCGAACGCCCCGATCCTTTCCCTCTGAGGTGGAGATGGTTTTCATCTCCTCCCGGCAATCAGGAAGGCGCTGATTTATGTTGCGAGCGAAGAGAGGCTGGCCGCCGCCGGAACAGAAAAACCGCAGTTTACACGGGCGTAAATGAGGATTTTGAGTACCGCCGGCGGCCAGGATATCGAGCGCAGCAATAAATCAGTGTTTTCCAAGGAGACCTCCGAGATATGACGACCAAGATCCCCATCACCCTGACGCTGCTCGCCGGCCTGACCCTGGCCGGCCCCGCCACCGCTGCCGATCGCGACGACGAACTCCGCCTGGTCGTGCCACCCTGGCCCGGCGTGACCGTCAAGAGCGAGATCTTCGCACAGCTGATCGAACCGCTGGGATACACCACCAGCAAGCAGCAGCTCAGTTCGACGGTCGGCTACAACACCCTGCAGACCGGCGACAGCGACGCCTTTCTCGCCGGCTGGATGCCGGCCCAGCAGGAAAGCTACGACGCCGCCATGCAGGCCGGCGCCATCGTCGATCTGGGCAACAACGTCAACGGCGCCCGCATGGGCTTCGCGGTGCCGAGCTACGTCTACGAGGCGGGCATCACCAGCGCCGAACAACTGGCCGACCCCGAAGTGGCCGAGCGGTTCGACAAGACCGTCTACAGCATCGAGAGCGGCTCCACCGTCACCGACATGCTGAACAAGGCCATCGAGGCCGACACCTACGGGCTGGGCGACTGGAAGGCCATGTCCTCATCCACGCCCGGCATGCTCAGCGAGGTCGAAGCCGCCGTGGACGAGGATCGCTGGATCCTCTTCTACGGCTGGACGCCCCACTGGATGGTGCCGGAGTACGACACCCGCATCCTCGACGACCCGGAAGGCGTCTACGGCCCCGACAATGGCCGCAGCGACGTCAAGACCATCGTTGCCAAGTCCTACGCCGAAGCCAATCCCAACCTGACACGACTGCTCGACCAGTTCGTGCTCAGTGCCGACGAACAGAGCGACTTCATCCGCGAATACAGCCTCGAGGAACGCGAGCTGGAGGCCGTGGCCCATGACTGGCTGGTCTCGCACCCCGAGCGGATCGCCGAATTCCTCGAAAGCGTCAAAACCCGCGACGGCGGCAATGCGCTCGACGCCGTGGAGGCCAGCCTGTGACCACGCACCGCGACGAGGAAGCCATTCAGCGCCGCGACCTGGCCGCCGCCTATCGGCTGGTCGCGCTGGACGGCATGGACGACGGTATCTCGACGCATATCTCGGCGCGCCTGCCCGGCGAGCGCTTTCTGCTCAATGCCTTCGGCCTGCGCTTCGACGAGGTACGTGCCGACAATCTGGTCACCGTCGATGCCAGCGGCGACATTCTCGACGACCCGACCGGGCTCGGCATCAATCCCGCCGGCTTCACCATCCATAGCGCCATCCACGCGGCGCGCCCCGAGATCGATTGCGTGCTGCATACCCACACGGTGGCTGGAGTAGCCGTTTCCTGCCTCGAGGAAGGGCTGTTGCCGCTGAACCAGTGGGCGATGCAGTTCCACGAGCGCCTCGGCTATCACGACTACGAAGGCATCGCCCTGGACCTCGACGAGCGGCAACGACTGACCGCCCATCTCGGCGACCACATGGCGATGCTGCTGCGCCAGCACGGCTTGCTGAGCTGCGGTCGCAGCGTGGGCGAAGCCTTCCTGCGCATGCGCGACCTGGAGCGCAGTTGCCAGGCTCAACTGGCCGCCCAGGGCACCGGCCGCCCCCTGCGCCAGGCCAGCCCCGAGCTTTGCGAGCATGTCGCCCGCCAGTACGAGGCCTGGGCCGCCAGCCCGCAAGGCACCGACCTCGCCTGGCAGGCCGAGCTGCGCCGGCTGCCAGCCGAAGACACCCTCTCTCAGGCCATTCAGTGAGACTGCCATGCGTTATTCACGACTGACCGATCGCATCGCCGGCGAAGGTGCCGCCGCCTGGAACATCCACTACCGCGCCCTGGCGCGGCAGGAAGCCGGCGAGGACATCACCGTGCTGTCGGTGGGCGATCCCGATTTCGACACCCCGACGCCGATCGTCGAAAGCGCTGTGGCCAGCATGCGGGGCGGCGCGACGCACTACGCCGACGTCCAGGGCAAGCACAGCCTGCGCGAGGCCATCGTCGAGCGCTACCGCCGGCATGGCGTCGAGGCCGATCCCGAGCGTGTCATCGTCATGGCCGGGGCTCAGTGCGGCCTCTATGCCGTCGCCCAGTGCCTGCTCGATCCCGGCGACGAAGTGATCGTGCCCGAACCCTGCTACGTCACCTACGAAGCCGTACTGCGCTCCACCGACGCGACCATGGTGCGCATCCCGCTGCGCAGCGATGCCGGCTTCCGCCTCGACGCCGCCGACATCGAGGCGGCGATCACTCCGCGCACCCGGGCGATCATGCTCAACAGCCCGCACAACCCCACCGGGCAGCTCATCGACGCCGATACCTGGCACGCCATCGCCGAGCTGTGCCGTCGCCACGACCTGTGGCTGGTCTCCGACGAGGTCTACGCCAATCTGGTCTTCGAGGGAGAACACCAGTGCGCCGCCGCCCTGCCCGGCCTGGAAGACCGCAGCGTGGTGATCGACAGCCTCTCCAAGTCACACGCCATGACCGGCTGGCGACTGGGTTGGGTCCTCGGCCCCCGGGAACTGATCGCGCACCTCGGCAACCTGGCGCTGAGCATGCTCTACGGCTGCCCGGACTTCATCCAGGACGCCGCCCGGGATGCCCTGACCCGGGAGATCCCGGAACTCCAGGCCATGCACGAAAGCTACCGGGCCCGGCGTGACGCCGTCTGCGCGGCCCTGGCGGATTGCCCGGCCGTGGAGGTCATTCCCCCGGCGGCCGGCATGTTCCTGATGGTCGACATACGCGCCACCGGCCTGTCGTCCCAGGCCTTCGCCGACCGGCTGCTCGACGAACACGGCGTCTCGGTGCTCTCCGGAGAGGCCTTCGGCCCCTCCGC contains these protein-coding regions:
- a CDS encoding pyridoxal phosphate-dependent aminotransferase; translation: MRYSRLTDRIAGEGAAAWNIHYRALARQEAGEDITVLSVGDPDFDTPTPIVESAVASMRGGATHYADVQGKHSLREAIVERYRRHGVEADPERVIVMAGAQCGLYAVAQCLLDPGDEVIVPEPCYVTYEAVLRSTDATMVRIPLRSDAGFRLDAADIEAAITPRTRAIMLNSPHNPTGQLIDADTWHAIAELCRRHDLWLVSDEVYANLVFEGEHQCAAALPGLEDRSVVIDSLSKSHAMTGWRLGWVLGPRELIAHLGNLALSMLYGCPDFIQDAARDALTREIPELQAMHESYRARRDAVCAALADCPAVEVIPPAAGMFLMVDIRATGLSSQAFADRLLDEHGVSVLSGEAFGPSAAGFVRLSLTVDEARLTDACRRLARCAETARDTAGTLSTVQ